In Monodelphis domestica isolate mMonDom1 chromosome 3, mMonDom1.pri, whole genome shotgun sequence, the following proteins share a genomic window:
- the LOC100026981 gene encoding LOW QUALITY PROTEIN: histone-lysine N-methyltransferase EZH2-like (The sequence of the model RefSeq protein was modified relative to this genomic sequence to represent the inferred CDS: inserted 1 base in 1 codon; deleted 2 bases in 2 codons) yields the protein MGQTGKKSEKGPVCWRKRVKSEYMRLRQLKRFRRADEVKSMFNSNRQKILERTEILNQEWKQRRIQPVHIMTSVSSLCGIRECSVTSDLDFPKQVIPLKTLNAVASVPIMYSWSPLQQNFMVEDETVLHNIPHMGDEVLDRDGTFIEELIKNYDGKVHGDRECGFINDEIFVQLVNALGQYSDDEDDDDGDDPDLRDEKQKDLEDNRDDDKESHPPRKFPSDKIFEAISSMFPDKGTSEELKEKYKELTEQQLPGALPPECTPNIXPNAKSVQREQSLHSFHTLFCRRCFKYDCFLHPFHATLNTYKRKNTETALDNKPCGPHCYQHLEGAKEFAAALTAERIKTLPKCPGGRQRGRLPNNSSRPSTPTINVLESKDTDSDREAEAETGGENNDKEEEEKKDETSSSSEANSRCLTPIKMKPNIEPPENVEWNGAEASMFRVLIGTYYDNFCAIARLIGTKTCRQVYEFRVKESSIIIAPVPAEDVDTPPRKKKRKHQLWAAHCRKIQLKKDGSSNHVYNYQPCDHPHQPCDSSCPCVIAQNFCEKFYQRSSECQNRFPGCRCKAQCNTKQCPCYLAVRECDPDLCLTCGAADHWDSKNMSGKNCSIQRGSKKHLQLAPSDVAGWGIFIKDPVQKNEFISEYCGEIISQDETDRRGKVYDKYMCSFLFNLNNNFVVDATSKGNKIRFANHSVNPNCYAKVVMVNGDHRIGIFAKIAIQTGEELFFDYRYSQADALKYIGIEREMEIP from the exons ATGGGCCAGACTGGAAAGAAATCTGAGAAGGGACCAGTTTGTTGGCGGAAGCGCGTAAAATCTGAATACATGAGACTGAGGCAGCTCAAGAGGTTCAGACGAGCTGATGAAGTAAAGAGTATGTTTAATTCTAATCGGCAGAAGATTCTAGAAAGGACAGAAATCTTAAACCAAGAATGGAAACAGCGAAGGATACAGCCTGTACACATCATGACTTCTGTGAGCTCATTGTGCGGGATCAGGGAGTGTTCTGTGACCAGTGATTTGGATTTTCCAAAGCAAGTCATCCCATTAAAGACTTTGAATGCTGTTGCTTCAGTACCTATAATGTATTCTTGGTCTCCCCTACAGCAGAATTTTATGGTGGAAGATGAGACAGTTTTACATAACATTCCTCATATGGGGGATGAAGTTCTTGATCGGGATGGAACTTTCAttgaagaattaattaaaaattatgatGGGAAAGTACATGGAGATAGAGAATGTGGGTTTATAAATGATGAGATTTTTGTGCAGTTGGTGAATGCGCTTGGTCAATAcagtgatgatgaagatgatgatgatggggatGATCCTGATTTgagagatgaaaaacaaaaagacttAGAGGATAACAGAGATGATGATAAAGAAAGCCACCCACCTCGGAAATTTCCTTCTGACAAGATTTTTGAAGCTATTTCCTCAATGTTTCCTGATAAGGGAACATCAGAAGAGCTAAAGGAAAAGTACAAAGAACTAACAGAGCAGCAACTTCCAGGAGCCCTTCCTCCTGAATGTACACCAAACA GACCAAATGCTAAGTCTGTTCAGAGGGAGCAAAGCCTGCACTCATTTCATACTCTCTTCTGCAGGCGCTGCTTTAAATATGACTGTTTCTTACATCCATTCCATGCAACACTCAACACTTATAAGCGGAAGAACACAGAAACAGCACTAGATAATAAACCTTGTGGACCACACTGTTACCAGCATTTGGAAGGGGCAAAAGAGTTTGCTGCTGCTCTCACTGCAGAGCGAATCAAGACCCTGCCTAAGTGCCCAGGAGGTCGTCAAAGAGGAAGGCTTCCAAATAACAGCAGTAGACCCAGCACACCAACTATTAACGTGTTGGAATCAAAGGATACAGACAGTGATAGGGAAGCTGAGGCTGAAACAGGGGGAGAAAATAATgataaggaggaggaagaaaagaaagatgaaacttCTAGCTCTTCTGAGGCAAACTCCAGGTGTCTAACGCCAATAAAAATGAAGCCAAATATTGAACCTCCTGAGAATGTGGAATGGAATGGTGCTGAAGCCTCAATGTTCAGAGTTCTTATTGGCACTTACTATGATAATTTTTGTGCCATTGCTAGGTTGATTGGGACCAAAACATGTAGACAGGTCTATGAGTTTAGAGTAAAGGAATCTAGTATTATT ATAGCTCCAGTTCCTGCTGAGGATGTTGATACTcctccaagaaag aaaaaaaggaaacaccAGTTGTGGGCTGCACATTGCAGaaagatacaactgaaaaaggaTGGCTCCTCTAACCATGTTTACAACTATCAACCCTGTGATCATCCACATCAGCCTTGTGACAGTTCTTGCCCATGCGTGATTGCTCAAAACTTTTGTGAGAAGTTTTATCAGCGTAGCTCAGAATGCCAAAACCGATTCCCTGGGTGCCGCTGTAAAGCACAATGCAACACTAAACAGTGCCCTTGCTATCTGGCTGTGCGTGAGTGTGATCCAGACCTCTGTCTCACATGTGGGGCTGCAGATCACTGGGACAGCAAAAACATGTCCGGCAAGAACTGTAGCATACAGAGAGGATCCAAAAAGCATTTACAGTTGGCACCATCTGATGTGGCAGGTTGGGGAATTTTCATCAAAGATCCTGTGCAAAAGAATGAATTCATCTCTGAATACTGTGGTGAGATCATTTCTCAGGATGAGactgacagaagaggaaaagttTATGATAAGTACATGTGCAGCTTTCTCTTCAACTTGAATAACAATTTTGTGGTGGATGCAACTAGTAAGGGTAACAAAATTCGTTTTGCAAATCATTCAGTAAATCCCAACTGCTATGCAAAAGTTGTGATGGTTAACGGTGATCACAGGATAGGTATTTTTGCTAAGATAGCCATCCAGACTGGTGAAGAGCTGTTTTTTGACTACAGATATAGCCAGGCTGATGCCCTGAAGtatataggcattgaaagagaaatggaaatcccTTGA